From a region of the Thiohalobacter sp. genome:
- the sucC gene encoding ADP-forming succinate--CoA ligase subunit beta, which yields MNLHEYQAKRLFAEYGIPVPAGDVARSTDEAVSVARSLGGGRWVLKAQVHAGGRGKAGGVRLVEDLETLDRVAGELLGSRLVTPQTGADGLPVEALLVEQPQDIVRELYVSVLVDRARERLTVMTSAAGGMDIEAVAAETPEAILTEAVDPVAGLQPYQCRKLGFRLGLNAAQVGAFSRILLALVRLFQEQDCSLVEINPLIVTGDDVLLALDAKINLDDNALYRHKALAELRDPLQEEPRERQAREHGLNYVTLDGNIACMVNGAGLAMATMDLIKLHGGEPANFLDVGGGATAEKVAEAFKLILSDTKVRAILVNIFGGIVRCDLIAEGIIQAVREVDVSLPVVVRLEGTNVESGRRLLGESGLDLIPVDDLTEAARTAVAAAAAGSR from the coding sequence ATGAATCTGCACGAATACCAGGCCAAGCGGCTGTTCGCCGAGTACGGCATTCCGGTGCCGGCAGGCGACGTTGCGCGCAGCACCGACGAAGCGGTGAGCGTGGCCCGGTCGCTCGGCGGCGGGCGCTGGGTGCTCAAGGCGCAGGTGCATGCCGGCGGCCGGGGCAAGGCCGGGGGCGTGCGCCTGGTCGAGGACCTGGAGACGCTGGACCGGGTTGCCGGCGAACTGCTGGGCAGCCGCCTGGTCACGCCCCAGACCGGGGCCGATGGCCTCCCCGTGGAGGCACTGCTGGTCGAGCAGCCGCAGGACATCGTCCGCGAGTTGTATGTCAGTGTGCTGGTGGACCGCGCCCGCGAGCGGCTGACCGTGATGACCTCCGCCGCCGGCGGCATGGACATCGAGGCGGTCGCCGCCGAGACGCCCGAGGCCATCCTCACCGAGGCGGTCGATCCCGTCGCCGGCCTGCAGCCCTACCAGTGCCGCAAGCTCGGCTTCCGGCTCGGGCTGAATGCCGCCCAGGTCGGGGCCTTCAGCCGCATCCTGCTGGCGCTGGTGCGCCTGTTCCAGGAACAGGACTGCAGCCTGGTGGAGATCAATCCGCTCATCGTCACCGGCGACGATGTCCTGCTGGCGCTGGACGCCAAGATCAACCTCGACGACAACGCCCTGTATCGCCACAAGGCGCTGGCCGAGCTGCGCGACCCGCTGCAGGAGGAGCCGCGCGAGCGCCAGGCACGGGAGCACGGGCTGAACTATGTCACCCTCGACGGCAACATCGCCTGCATGGTGAACGGTGCCGGCCTGGCGATGGCGACCATGGACCTGATCAAGCTGCACGGCGGCGAGCCCGCCAATTTTCTGGACGTGGGCGGCGGCGCCACGGCGGAGAAGGTCGCCGAGGCCTTCAAGCTGATCCTGTCCGATACCAAGGTGCGCGCCATCCTGGTCAACATCTTCGGCGGCATCGTGCGCTGCGACCTCATCGCCGAGGGCATCATCCAGGCGGTGCGCGAGGTGGATGTGTCGCTGCCCGTGGTGGTGCGCCTCGAGGGTACCAATGTCGAAAGCGGCCGCCGTTTGCTTGGCGAGTCGGGGCTCGATCTGATTCCGGTGGATGACCTGACGGAAGCGGCCAGGACGGCCGTTGCGGCCGCGGCTGCAGGATCCAGGTGA
- a CDS encoding PP0621 family protein → MGLIRLLLLVAIVWLAYHIYRRWKLGRAVPPTATRAAGDMVRCRHCGLFLPREQALRNGDHYYCSQAHRQADRG, encoded by the coding sequence ATGGGACTGATTCGCCTGCTCCTGCTGGTGGCCATCGTGTGGCTGGCCTACCATATCTACCGACGCTGGAAGCTCGGCCGCGCCGTCCCGCCAACGGCAACGCGCGCGGCCGGCGACATGGTGCGCTGCCGACACTGCGGCCTGTTCCTGCCGCGGGAACAGGCGCTGCGCAACGGCGATCACTACTATTGCTCGCAGGCCCACCGGCAGGCCGACCGCGGCTGA
- a CDS encoding sensor histidine kinase, whose product MPATDLRFPDSSLHADRSDHLTWKPLRFLTLYRLLLASLIVSLFFMLPSLSSLGGQAPWLFGSVAVLYFLFALAAGFAARRRRPAFAVQVFVQTLVDVVAILLLVHASGGVGSGLGILLVLAIAGGALLLPGRMAYFFAATASIGLLLELGYRTLDGQGIGSGDLTRTGLLGFGLFATAILASFLARRIRETEALAEQRGVDLANLARLNEHVIQRLQSGILVVDDQDRIRLINDTAWIMLGLPADHPAERLAQVSPRLAEQLAAWRADPDRTAESFQPAHGEASLRAHFTPLGRVRGAATLIFLEDAALLEQQAQQLKLAALGRLTASIAHEIRNPLGAISHANQLLAESAHLDADDRRLSEIIANHAERVNTIVENVLALSRRGRTEPQPIRLAEWLADFRDELVRCGGITPDRLTLEVEPPDLTISFDPNQLHQVVWNLVQNALQHAGTEAQPAAVTLSARRAEAGAAWLDVIDNGRGIDAEGQARIFEPFYTTAGQGTGLGLYLARELCEANRARLNYVPGRRRGACFRISFSRVPAMEAGRP is encoded by the coding sequence ATGCCGGCCACCGACCTCCGCTTCCCCGACAGCAGCCTGCATGCCGATCGCAGCGATCACCTGACCTGGAAACCGCTGCGCTTCCTCACCCTCTACCGGCTGCTGCTGGCCAGCCTGATCGTCAGCCTGTTCTTCATGCTGCCCTCGCTGTCCTCGCTGGGCGGCCAGGCGCCCTGGCTGTTCGGCAGCGTGGCGGTACTCTATTTCCTGTTCGCGCTCGCCGCCGGCTTCGCCGCGCGCCGCCGCCGCCCCGCCTTTGCCGTGCAGGTATTCGTGCAAACGCTGGTGGATGTCGTCGCCATCCTGCTGCTGGTGCACGCCAGCGGCGGGGTGGGCAGCGGCCTGGGCATCCTGCTGGTGCTGGCCATCGCCGGCGGCGCACTGCTGCTGCCCGGGCGCATGGCCTACTTCTTCGCCGCCACCGCCAGCATCGGGCTGTTGCTGGAGCTGGGCTATCGCACCCTCGACGGCCAGGGCATCGGCAGCGGCGATCTCACCCGTACCGGCCTGCTCGGCTTCGGCCTGTTCGCCACCGCCATCCTCGCCTCCTTCCTCGCCCGGCGCATCCGCGAGACCGAGGCCCTGGCCGAGCAGCGCGGGGTGGACCTCGCCAACCTGGCACGACTCAACGAGCACGTGATCCAGCGCCTGCAGTCCGGTATCCTGGTGGTGGACGATCAGGATCGCATCCGGCTCATCAACGACACCGCCTGGATCATGCTCGGCCTGCCCGCCGACCACCCGGCCGAACGCCTCGCCCAGGTCTCGCCCCGGCTGGCCGAACAGCTCGCAGCCTGGCGCGCCGATCCCGACAGGACCGCCGAGTCCTTCCAGCCTGCCCATGGCGAGGCCAGCCTGCGCGCCCACTTCACCCCCCTGGGACGGGTGCGCGGCGCGGCGACCCTGATCTTTCTGGAGGACGCCGCCCTGCTGGAACAGCAGGCGCAGCAGCTCAAGCTGGCGGCGCTGGGCCGGCTCACCGCCAGCATCGCCCACGAGATCCGCAACCCGCTCGGCGCCATCAGCCACGCCAACCAGCTGCTGGCAGAATCGGCGCACCTGGACGCCGACGACCGCCGCCTGTCGGAGATCATCGCCAACCACGCGGAGCGGGTGAACACCATTGTCGAGAACGTGCTGGCGCTGTCGCGGCGCGGGCGCACCGAGCCCCAGCCCATCCGCCTCGCCGAGTGGCTGGCGGACTTTCGTGACGAGCTGGTGCGCTGCGGCGGCATCACCCCGGACCGGCTGACCCTCGAGGTCGAGCCGCCCGACCTTACCATCAGCTTCGACCCCAACCAGTTGCACCAGGTGGTATGGAATCTGGTACAAAATGCGCTGCAGCACGCCGGCACGGAGGCGCAGCCGGCGGCAGTCACCCTGAGCGCGCGGCGCGCGGAGGCCGGGGCGGCCTGGCTGGACGTGATCGACAACGGCCGCGGCATCGACGCCGAGGGCCAGGCGCGGATCTTCGAGCCCTTCTACACCACCGCCGGCCAGGGCACCGGACTGGGGCTGTATCTGGCCCGCGAACTGTGCGAGGCCAACCGCGCCCGGCTCAACTACGTCCCCGGCCGTCGCCGCGGCGCCTGCTTCCGCATCAGCTTCAGCCGCGTGCCCGCGATGGAAGCGGGACGCCCATGA